Proteins from a genomic interval of Nasonia vitripennis strain AsymCx chromosome 3, Nvit_psr_1.1, whole genome shotgun sequence:
- the LOC107980639 gene encoding uncharacterized protein LOC107980639, with product MSTMKIIQDDNLKALLILIDLLPTSNACIRGGKGGKGGKVKSSKNLRKEPVKITPQKCMLEFVSSIESIQNFSEEKRLRMGTPVQPYIVAIDGRTTQFQVQGDGCIIARKPSNEIITTFHLLFKMYYVFNLTYPILLQNFYLFMQVNVYGIQDKCPESVSSLYTALKFCRRSG from the exons ATGTCCACGATGAAAATTATTCAAGATG ATAATCTCAAGGCTTTACTGATCTTAATCGACTTGCTTCCTACATCGAACGCATGCATAAGAGGTGGCAAAGGTGGCAAAGGTGGGAAAGtcaaatcatcaaaaaatttGCGTAAGGAACCAGTAAAAATCACTCCTCAAAAATGCAtgttagaattcgtttct AGTATTGAAAGCATACAGAATTtttcagaagaaaaaagacTGCGCATGGGAACGCCTGTTCAACCGTACATAGTCGCTATTGATGGGCGTACTACACAGTTTCAAGTCCAAGGCGATGGCTGTATTATTGCCCGAAAACCCTCAAATGAAATAATCACTACATTTCACCTTCTGTTTAAAATGTATTATGTTTTTAACTTAACGTATCCTATTCTACTACAGAATTTTTATCTCTTTATGCAAGTAAATGTTTATGGCATACAGGACAAGTGCCCTGAAAGTGTATCGTCGTTGTATACTGCACTAAAATTCTGTAGAAGAAGCGGTTGA